Proteins encoded in a region of the Pirellulales bacterium genome:
- a CDS encoding ABC transporter permease encodes MAEEATAAPSGWLAAQSLARRELVRFFRQPNRVFGALGQPILFWIFFAVGLGPSFRAPGAEGVSYGQFFFPGTVALIVLFTAIFTTISVIEDRKEGFLQGVLVSPAPRWSMVLGKVGGGALIALFEGVLFLALGWVIGVRPAPIGFLLAVLFLFLIALELTALGFVFAWRTDSTQGYHAVMSLLLFPMWLLSGAFFPAESTWLAWIVRLNPLTYGVAGLRRLLYWGTENPPLAPGLPNMAVSWTMTLLAAALFFGAAVWVTTRPTKAELA; translated from the coding sequence ATGGCGGAGGAAGCGACCGCGGCGCCAAGCGGCTGGCTGGCGGCGCAAAGCCTGGCGCGGCGCGAGTTGGTGCGATTCTTTCGGCAGCCGAACCGCGTGTTTGGCGCGCTGGGACAACCGATCTTGTTTTGGATCTTCTTTGCCGTGGGTTTGGGACCGAGCTTTCGCGCGCCGGGCGCCGAAGGGGTGAGTTACGGGCAGTTTTTCTTTCCGGGCACGGTGGCCTTGATCGTGCTGTTCACGGCGATCTTCACCACGATCAGCGTGATCGAAGACCGCAAGGAAGGTTTTTTGCAGGGGGTGCTGGTGTCGCCGGCGCCGCGCTGGTCGATGGTGCTGGGCAAGGTGGGGGGCGGGGCGTTGATCGCGCTGTTCGAGGGGGTGTTGTTTTTGGCGCTGGGCTGGGTGATTGGCGTGCGGCCGGCGCCGATCGGCTTTTTGCTGGCGGTGTTGTTTTTGTTTTTGATTGCGCTGGAGCTGACCGCGCTGGGCTTTGTGTTTGCCTGGCGGACCGATTCGACGCAGGGCTATCACGCCGTGATGAGCTTGCTGCTGTTTCCGATGTGGCTGTTGTCGGGGGCGTTCTTTCCGGCAGAGTCGACCTGGCTTGCCTGGATCGTGCGGCTGAATCCGCTGACGTACGGCGTGGCGGGCTTGCGGCGCTTGCTGTATTGGGGGACCGAAAATCCGCCGCTGGCGCCCGGCTTGCCAAACATGGCGGTCTCTTGGACGATGACACTATTGGCGGCCGCGCTGTTTTTTGGCGCCGCCGTGTGGGTCACCACCCGCCCGACCAAGGCCGAGTTGGCCTAA